From Etheostoma cragini isolate CJK2018 chromosome 14, CSU_Ecrag_1.0, whole genome shotgun sequence, the proteins below share one genomic window:
- the sema4ab gene encoding semaphorin-4A, with protein sequence MDNPSLLSLIVSLLGFLSPCLTRLTPRLSFPMGSPGRHLTRFSCHDVSNTTTLLLSEDGDMLYVGARDAVLALDVSPKDAIILRSKLDWSPSEKDIEQCSMKGKKMADCPNFIRVLQFLNTTHIYACGTFAFSPRCTYIHSETLTMSVKPDEGRGRCPYDPYQRNTAIIVDEELYTGTVADYRGNRPVISRHLSEAKRVDLKLDDTLGWLEDPTFISSTFSPDDEKIYFFFSEVGREYDFIDKCIVSRVAQICTSDVGGQRTLQRRWTTFAKAQLLCQADNELPYNVIQDIDTLPPAEGAPADDTVFYGIFTSQWSVNSGRSAVCSFSLTDIKSVFSGNYKVLNRDTLQWSTRVQEKVANPGECGLHNASDNALRFVKENFLADHSVRPVGRSLSMVSADYDYSHLTVQRVKGANSKHYTVLFLLTESGYLHKAVLLQSGAHIIEEIQVFEQPQPVKSLKLSIPKGMIYVGTSEGVVRVPTANCSYYWTCPQCVLARDPFCGWDSASKACVEASNTQTRLGQDIDKGNAEEACNIVSFTHRTRFGPNQVPAGELVTVSLNEVVWLQCPAASQLSKQLWERPNSRLSSDLYLHLEDGSLSFVATPTTLGHYLCLSTENGYQQTMAIYYVKQKSILMTQTPTSFTWPQTHPIPTTKAVARPGPGLHASLGNWPKRPDTRQQETGPTQSSKDTQVTTRQWGRNGTFRTEESRQKEAEFRDGELLLLARGPCYLKELVVVSVLLALCLGLLITMLLYVIRQRCRSRTAPQAGTPTRHSDRRSPVEQEALRGNQFQSKRNGQALHSGQGTRFVCNGAFTGSNGHLPNTPI encoded by the exons ATGGACAATCCCAGCCTGCTGTCCCTCATCGTCTCCTTGCTGGGTTTTCTGAGCCCATGTCTGACGAGACTGACTCCCAGACTCTCCTTCCCAATGG GTAGTCCCGGGAGACATCTCACCCGCTTTAGTTGCCATGATGTTAGCAACACCACCACATTGCTGCTGAGTGAGGATGGAGACATGCTGTATGTAGGGGCCCGGGATGCTGTGTTAGCATTGGATGTTAGCCCCAAAGATGCCATCATACTCAGGAGTAAG CTGGACTGGAGCCCTTCAGAGAAAGACATTGAACAATGTTCAATGAAAGGCAAGAAAATG gCCGACTGTCCGAATTTCATTCGTGTTCTGCAGTTCTTAAACACCACCCACATTTATGCCTGTGGAACATTTGCCTTCAGTCCACGCTGCACCTACATT CACTCAGAGACGTTAACAATGAGCGTCAAGCCTGATGAAGGAAGAGGTCGCTGCCCTTATGACCCCTACCAACGCAACACTGCTATCATCGTAG ATGAAGAGCTTTATACCGGGACCGTCGCAGACTACAGGGGGAACCGGCCAGTCATCTCCCGGCACCTCAGTGAGGCCAAGCGTGTTGACCTGAAGTTGGATGATACATTAGGATGGCTGGAGG ATCCAACCTTCATCAGTTCCACTTTTAGTCCCGACGATGAGAAAATCTACTTTTTCTTCAGTGAAGTTGGCAGAGAGTATGACTTCATCGACAAATGTATCGTTTCTCGTGTTGCTCAGATCTGCACG AGTGATGTTGGAGGTCAGCGCACCCTCCAGCGACGCTGGACCACGTTTGCCAAAGCTCAACTGTTGTGCCAGGCTGACAATGAGCTGCCCTACAATGTGATCCAAGACATCGACACCCTCCCACCAGCAGAGGGCGCTCCTGCAGACGACACAGTCTTTTATGGCATCTTCACCTCCCAGTG GTCTGTCAACTCTGGACGGTCAGCAGTGTGTTCATTCAGCCTGACTGACATCAAATCAGTTTTCTCTGGTAACTACAAAGTCCTGAACCGGGACACATTACAGTGGAGCACACGGGTTCAAGAGAAGGTGGCAAATCCAGGAGAG TGTGGCCTGCACAACGCGTCTGACAACGCCCTGCGCTTTGTCAAAGAAAACTTCCTGGCAGACCACAGCGTGCGACCTGTAGGAAGAAGTCTGAGCATGGTGTCTGCTGATTACGACTACAGCCATCTGACTGTCCAGAGAGTAAAGGGTGCCAACAGCAAACACTACACGGTCCTGTTCCTGCTTACAG AGTCCGGTTACTTACACAAAGCAGTGCTGCTGCAGAGTGGGGCCCACATCATAGAGGAGATCCAGGTGTTTGAGCAGCCTCAGCCTGTCAAGAGCCTGAAGCTTTCCATACCCAAG GGTATGATATATGTTGGCACATCAGAGGGTGTGGTGAGGGTTCCAACTGCCAACTGCTCTTACTACTGGACCTGTCCTCAGTGTGTTCTGGCCCGAGACCCGTTCTGTGGTTGGGATTCTGCCAGCAAGGCCTGTGTAGAGGCCTCCAACACACAGACTAGACT AGGCCAGGACATAGACAAAGGGAACGCGGAAGAGGCATGCaacattgtttcatttacaCATAGAACCAGATTCGGTCCAAACCAAGTGCCTGCAG GTGAGTTGGTGACAGTGTCTCTAAATGAAGTGGTGTGGCTGCAGTGTCCCGCAGCGTCACAGCTCTCAAAGCAGCTGTGGGAGCGTCCCAACAGCCGGCTGTCCTCAGACCTGTACCTGCACCTAGAGGATGGGAGTCTGAGCTTTGTGGCCACCCCCACCACACTGGGCCATTACCTCTGCCTGTCCACTGAGAACGGCTACCAACAGACTATGGCCATCTATTATGTCAAACAGAAGAGCATCCTCATGACTCAAACTCCAACCAGCTTCACCTGGCCTCAGACACACCCCATACCCACCACAAAGGCTGTGGCCAGGCCGGGGCCTGGACTGCATGCCTCTTTGGGGAATTGGCCTAAAAGACCAGACACAAGACAACAAGAGACTGGGCCAACACAGTCCAGCAAGGACACTCAGGTCACCACCAGACAGTGGGGCAGAAATGGGACTTTTCGGACAGAGGAATCTAGGCAGAAAGAGGCAGAGTTTCGGGATGGGGAGCTCCTGCTGTTGGCCCGAGGCCCCTGCTACCTAAAGGAGCTTGTGGTTGTGTCGGTTCTGCTAGCTCTCTGCCTCGGTCTGCTAATCACAATGCTTCTGTATGTCATCAGACAACGCTGCCGCAGCCGAACGGCCCCGCAGGCAGGAACTCCAACCAGACACTCTGACAGAAGGTCTCCTGTGGAGCAGGAGGCCCTCAGGGGGAACCAGTTTCAGAGCAAACGCAACGGACAAGCCCTGCACAGCGGACAGGGCACTAGGTTCGTTTGTAATGGGGCCTTTACAGGTTCTAATGGCCATTTGCCCAACACCCCTATCTGA